GCGCCTCTGTAAAGCTGCGAGGCATTTGGTTCGCCTGCTCTAAATAGTCCGCCAGTTCAGCAATAAAGTGCTGGATTTCTCGGGCAACGGCGGCACGAAACGCCGCAGACGTGCCAGAGCGCTCCCGCAGCAGCAGGCGAAAGGCGTTGGGGTTATGGTCGATAAATTCCATAAACGTGGACACAGAAGTGCGGATCACACTGCCGCCCTTGGCAATGCGCTGACGCGCCTGCCGCATCAGCTGGCGCAGCATCAGCCCGCTTTCGTCCACCATCGTCAGACCCAGTTCGTCAACGTCGCGAAAGTGGCGATAGAAAGACGTAGGCGCAATGCCCGCCTCTCTCGCCACTTCGCGCAGGCTCAGGCTGGCAAAGCTACGCTCCGCGCTGAGTTGACTAAATGCAGCCTGAATAAGAGAGCGACGCGTCCGCTCTTTTTGTAGTGCTCTGACGCCTATCACGTCTTGATTCCTTACTTATTCCGCTCCGGCAAACGGCTTGCGGATATCAACAAACCTGCGCTCTATTTGACTCAGAAACGACAAGAAATGCTTAGCAACCTATGCCGTTTTTTTCTGTTCTGACTCAATAACGCTAGGCATATGTTTGGCAATACTTTCCGCCAGCTGCTCGTAGCGAGCGCGCAGCGGCGAACCTGGGCGATATACTAGGCCAATCGTACGCTTAGGCTCTGGCTTGTAGCAGGGCAAATAGCAAATGCCATCGCGCTCACGCTCCGACGGCGTAGCCAACAGAGGCAGCAGCGTAATACCACTGGCGGCAGCCACCATGTTGCGCAGCGTCTCAAGGCTGGTTGCCCTAAAGTGAGAATCTTCGTCCGCACCGGCCTGGAAGCAGAACCCCAGCGCCTGATCGCGCAGACAGTGGCCGTCTTCCAGCATCAGTAGCTTCTCGCCGGAGAGCTCTGACATCATAATTTTATCGCGATCTGCCCACTTGTGATCGGAATAAATCGCTAAGCACATCGGCTCGTCGTATAGCGGCATTTCGATAAAGGACTCAGTCTCCTTTACCAGCGCCAAAATTGCACAGTCGAGCTTGCCGCTGTCCAACTGAGACAGCAGATCTTTGGTTTGCGCTTCGTGCAGGTACATTTCCAGCTTGGGAAACGACTTGTGCAGCATCGGAATAATGTGCGGCAGCAGGTAGGGTGCAACAGTGGGAATCAGCCCAATATGCAGTGGCCCGGACATGGTCTCACCCTGCTGGCTGGCCATTTCCTTCAACACTTTCACTTCCCGCAGTACCTTCTTGGCCTGATCTACCAACAGCATGCCCGCCTGTGTAAACAGCACTTTGCGGCTGGTGCGCTCAAGCAGCATAACGCCAAGCTCATCTTCCAGCTTGCGAATCTGACCGCTCAATGTCGGTTGGCTAACGTGACAAGAATCCGCCGCCCGCCGGAAATGACAGTGTTCTGAGAGCGCGACGAGGTATTCTAAGTCTCGAATATTCATAGCCCTGTCCCTTATCTTAAGATAGAAAGTGTCAATAGATAGAATAGTGACTAACGATTATACCTATTAAACTATCAAATGGATAATCCACATCAACGAAAACATGACGTACGGCAGCAAAAAAATGCGCCGCTAAATCAACAGGCTTATGAGGACATCCATGTTTACTTCCCGCGAAGGACAAAGCGTACCGCAAACTACTTTTCATACTCGTCAGGGGGACCGCTGGGTCGATATCACTACAGATGAACTGTTTGCCAACAAAACCGTTATTCTGTTCTCCCTGCCAGGCGCCTTTACGCCGACCTGCTCGTCCAGCCACCTGCCGCGCTATAACGAACTGGCGCCAGTGTTCAAACAGCACGGCGTAGACAGCATTCTGTGCGTTTCTGTTAACGACACCTTCGTCATGAACGCGTGGAAATCCGAACAGAGCGCAGAAAACATCACCTTTATTCCCGACGGCAACGGTGAATTCACTAAAGGTATGGATATGCTGGTCGAGAAGGCAGACTTAGGCTTTGGCCCTCGCTCATGGCGCTATTCCATGCTGGTTCGCAACGGCGTGGTCGAAAAAATGTTTATCGAACCCAATAAGCCGGGCGACCCGTTTGAAGTTTCTGACGCAGACACCATGCTGAAGTACCTAGCACCGGACTGCAAGCTGCAGGAGTCTATCTCCCTGTTTACCAAGCCGGGCTGCCCGTTCTGCTCTAAGGCCAAGCAAATGCTGCAAGATCGCGGCCTGCAGTATGAAGAAATTATCCTCGGCACCGACGCCACCACCGTCAGCCTGCGCGCTGTCAGCGGTCGCTCAACCGTACCGCAGGTTTATATCGGTGGACGCCACATCGGCGGCAGCGACGATTTAGAAAGCTACCTCGCCGCCTAGCAGTACCCAGATCGATGATGTGATATTGACGCCCGCAGGCCTGTTCGGCGGGTTGAAGAGAGTAACTCCTGTCTATTTTTAGTTAGCCAATGGTAAGTTTTGGCGGACTTCGGTCCGCCCTTTTTTTTTATCTCAGGGAGCTCAACAGAATGAAAGAATTACAGGTTGACGTCGCCGTTATCGGCGGAGGGACCGCAGGCCTTGGCGCCTATCGTTCGGCAAAGCGCTTTACCCCCAGCGTCGTGATGATCGAAGGGGGTCCGTTCGGCACCACCTGCGCTCGCGTGGGCTGCATGCCGTCCAAACTGCTCATCGCCGCCGCAGAAGCGGTACACGAGATTGAAAAAGCGCCACAGTTCGGCGTTCACACGACGGGAGAAATCCGAATTGACGGTCGCGAAGTCATGGATCGCGTCAAGCGCGAACGCGATCGTTTCGTTGGTTTTGTGCTAGAGGGAGTTGATGAAATCCCCTCTCAGGACAAAATTTTAGGCTATGCCAAATTCCTTGATAACAACACCCTTCAGGTTGACGACCACACCCGCATCGTTGCCAGACGCATCGTTATCGCCACCGGCTCTCGCCCCAGTTGGCCAGCTCCGTGGAACTCGCTAGGCGATCGCCTGATTATTAATGACGACGTATTTAGCTGGGACGACTTGCCCTCCTCCGTAGCGGTCTTCGGCCCCGGCGTTATCGGCCTTGAGCTTGGCCAAGCGCTGCACCGCCTTGGCGTTAACGTCACCATGTTTGGCGTCGGCGGCGCGGTTGGTCCACTGACAGATGCAGCCATTCGCCAGTATGCAGAAAAGACCATCAACCAAGAGTTTTATCTCGATCCGGATGCAAAGGTTGAAATCATGGAGCGCCGCGGCGACGCCGTATTTATCCGCTACCTGGATAAAGAGGGTCAAACCCGCGAAATCACCGTTGACTATGTGTTGGCCGCAACGGGCCGCCGCCCCAACGTCGACAATATCGGGTTAGAAAATACCACGCTGGAATTGGATGCCCGCGGCGTGCCCGTCGCGTCTTCTCAAACGATGCAAACCAGCGTGGCGCACATCTTTGTGGCCGGCGACGCCAGCAACCAGCTACCGCTGCTGCACGAAGCCAGCGATCAGGCGCGCATCGCCGGTGAAAACGCAGGCTCATATCCAGAAGTATCGCCAGGCCTGCGCCGCAGTGTACTCTCGGTTGTCTTCTCCGATCCGCAAATCGCGATGGTAGGGTCGACCTATCGTGAACTCAGCCAGAAGTTCAGCGCCTGTGGCTGCTTTGAAGTAGGAGAAGTATCCTTTGAAAACCAGGGGCGTTCTCGCGTTATGCTGCGTAATAAAGGCATGCTTCACGTCTATGGCGAACAGGGCACCGGCCGCTTCCTCGGTGCGGAAATGATTGGCCCTGATGCTGAGCATATCGGCCATCTGTTGGCTTGGGCTCACCAGCAGCAGATGACCATCGGTCAAATGCTGGACATGCCGTTTTACCACCCGGTTGTTGAAGAGGGGCTGAGAACTGCTCTACGCGATCTTCACGCCAAGCTACGACTGGGCGATGCCGAGACCGAACGCTGCCAGCGCTGCCCCGGGGACTAACTTCCTCTGCTCCTTCACCTGTGCGCCCAGCGCGTACAGGTGAAGTCCCCCCAAGTCTCAAAGCCTTCGATAATATTGTCTCCGTCAACTATACAAACTCTTTTTACCTCGATACATTTCTTCTTTGCCTATAAAAATTCGAGAAAACAATGACGCGTAAAGACGGACTGCTGGCGCTACTGGTGGTGGTGATATGGGGTATTAACTTCGTCGCTATAAAAATGGGTCTCCAGAACATGCCGCCGCTGCTGCTGGCCGGTCTGCGCTTCCTGCTGGTTGCCGTTCCCGCAATGATTTTATTCCTCGCCCAAAGATCCCGCTATCTCTTCTCTTAGGGTACGGATTAACCATTAGCTTCGGCCAATTTGCGTTTCTGTTTAGCGCTATCAAGTTCGGCATGCCCGCGGGACTAGCCTCTTTGGTGCTTCAGGCTCAGGCTTTTTTTACTATTATTCTCGGTGCGCTGGCGTTTGGAGAGCGTCTACAGGCTAAGCAGTTTATCGGCATTGCGCTGGCGATCGTCGGTATTTTGGTGCTGATTGAAGGCAGCGTCAGCGATGGGCAATCGGTGACCGTTGTCGGCTTTTTACTTACGCTGGGCGGCGCGTTTTGCTGGGCAAGCGGCAACATCTTTAATAAAAAGATCATGCTGCTGCCTGAACGCCCGCCAATCATGTCGCTCGTCGTTTGGAGCGCGCTGGTGCCCATCGTGCCGTTCTTTATTGCCAGCTACCTGTTTGAAGGGATAGATACCATCCAGCAAAGTCTGGCCGCCATTAATATGACAACGGTGCTCTCTCTCGTCTATCTGGCCTTTCTTTCGACTATCGTTGGCTATGGCCTATGGGGAACGCTGCTGGGGCGCTATGAAACCTGGCGAGTGGCGCCGCTGTCGCTGTTAGTTCCCGTTGTGGGTATGGCAAGCGCCGCGCTGTTTTTAGACGAAACGCTTTCCCTGACTCAAATTTCAGGAGCGGCGCTGGTCATGGCGGGCCTGTACATTAACGTGTTTGGCCTAAAGATCCGCTACCGTATGCGAAAGGCCTCTTCAAACTAAAATTCGCCGTTTCACCTTCAAAAATACCGTTTATTCTGCCAGCCGCGCCTCACGTTGAAGCGCGGCAAAATGATTGCTTTTTGTTATTAAAACTATAGAGATATAATCAATGAAAATAGTTTCAATAAAAAATCAATGATACTGGGGATCTCTATGAAGAAAATGGCCATTTTAGCGTTGACCGTGCTGTCTATAGCCGGATGCGCCTCTAAATACTCCATCTTGACGCAATACCACAATCAGTGCGACGCAGCCAATCCCGATCCGGAAGCCTACGTAGGCTACGTTAACTGTATGAACACCATGGTTAGCCTTGATCCAAAAATCAGCCGCGGCAGTGGCACAATCAATATCATGGCTTATGCCAACCAGCTAAGGCTACAGGTACAAGAACACAAAATGACCGGAACAGACGCCCGAAAAGAGCTCCAAAACAAATATTCGCGCATAAAGTTCATTTACAGTCTTCCCCAACAGCAGGATACACCTCTAGCGCCTTCTACTCAGGATGCACCCCTAGCACCTTCTCCTGTTAAATAACTCACCGCATTCAACCTCACCCTTGGGTGGGGTTGAGCGCTATATCACACCTTAAAAAATCTTGCCTCGCCTCTTACAACCCTTTCCATTACATTAGGCTCGCTTTATTTTTCCCTATTAACCTCTATCAAGGCTGGCCTATTGCAGATTTTGTCAAATCAATAAACGTTGCCGCGTAATGCGCCCACGTTAATTCCCTTGCTGAACGCTCAGGCGGATCGGCAGCGGAACTTGATTGCACAAAATTCCGGTACGCCTTGTTCACTCGTGTCTTCTTTTAAGTAATGAACTGCGCACACCGCTTTTCTCCTTCGTATCGGATTTTGTGCTCCCTAAATTTCGGCGACTCACCGAGATAAATAGCAGTACAGAATAGACATACAAGGAATACCTTCATGCCCCTCAGCGATCTGATTTACCGCAGGCCTCTTCTTACCGTCGACTCAGGAAGTGGTAAAATCCCCTGGAACGAACCTGAGTTCAGCGCCCGCATGCTCAAAAACCACCTCAGTCAGGAACACGACTGGGCCAGTCGCCGCGCATCGATTATCGGACAGCACGCTGACTGGATAGCCCGTCACCTTCCGCCGACGTCTCACATTCTCGACCTCGGCTGTGGCCCCGGCCTGTACTTACAGGCGTTGGCTCAACGCGGCTACCGGTGCAGCGGCGTCGACTTTTCCCCAGCGGCTATCGACTACGCGTGCAAAAGAGCGCAGGAAGAGGCTCTGGTTATCGACTATTGCTGCGAAGACGTAAGAAGCTTTTCGCCACAGGGGCGTTACGACTTCATTATGATGACCTTTGGCGAACTGAACGTCTTTCGGCGAAGCGACGCTGTGCAGTTAATCCAAAAGGCTGCCTCTTGGCTCACGCCAAACGGTCAACTACTGATCGAAGTCCACGCATGGGATGAGGTTTATCGTCAGGGCCAGCAGGCTCCTACGTGGGAGACACTGCCAACCGGGCTATTTTCAGAACGCCCTCACCTGCTCCTAACCGAGAGCGCCTGGGATGAACAGCAGTCGATAGCCTCTACCGCCTGGTGGGTTATCGACGCTCATTCTGAAGTGGCTTTTTTTACCAGTCATATGCAGGCTTGGGAAAACAAAGAGTATTTGGAAATGCTAAACAGCTCGGGTTTTAGCGACGTCTTTCAGCTGCAGGATACCGAATGGCCGGTAGGAGAAGGATTCACCAACAGGCTGTTTGCTCTTTGTGGAAGGCTGTCGTAACAACTTCGACAGCAAGGGAATAAAACCGGAGGGGAAGGATGTTCACAGTAGTCATAACGCCTTCCCCTACCTTCTACTCTTCCCGCAATCGAACGATCGTGTCGATAAGAGCTGAGCAGGTTACCGCCAGTCGCTTTTCATATTTCTGCATATGGTCAATCAGGCTGCGCAAATTGGACAGCTCCTGCACCGTGTAGGAGACTGCGCCGGGCGTCTTCAGGATGTTACGATAGTCAGTAGGGTTGGCGTTTAACAGCACGATAGCGTCTCTATTCGGGAGCCGCTTGGCGGCAAAGTGCGCCAGCAGGTTTCTCTGAGGGCGGCAGCGCTTAATCTCGTCCAAATCGGCTCGAAACGCGTTCAGCGCCTTCTCGGTCATATAGGGAGCGCAGTTGTCCTTTATGGCGTCAATCATACGGTGTATAGACAGCTTGCCGCTGATCTTTGGCGCATTAAAAGAGGGCATTGACGAAAGGAACGCGTACAGGCGCTGAATATTAAAGTCCATAAAGTTATAGACTTGCACATACAGCCCGACAAGGATGAAATCATCTTTGCCAAGGTTTTCAAGCTCGCCAATATCCAACTGGCGAAACGCATCATTCAGGGTGATATTTTCCGTTGTGTCTATTTCGTCTGGCGAAGACATATCGTTATCCCGCTATTTCAGCGCAAATATTGATGAATGAATGCGTTAGGGTATATCAAAATAAGGCTGAGTATTCAAACGACATGCCTACACTCGCTGACTAAGAAAAACCTACAGCAGCGTAGCGGCAGCACTCAAACCGTTAAACATCCCGTGAAGGATAATCGGTACAATCAGCCCGCGCGTATGGATCCGAACGACACAGAGCATCGCTGAGAAAATAAATAACCATACGAACGTCGTCGGCATCACATACTGAGAGTGGATGAGAGAAAAAATTAAAGACGTCGAGACAATGCCCGCCGTTTTCGCATGCGGTCCCCAGCCAATGCTGGCGTTTAGCAGCAGCCCCCGAAAGATAATCTCTTCATTGATAGGCGCTAAAACAACGAACGTTATCGCCAGCGCCACTTTTACCATCGGAGAATAGGCCGGCAGTTCACCTATCCAAGGTTCAGCTCGCCCAAACAGAGCATGAACCACCACTAATCCAAACAGCGCCAGTATCGGCATTGGCAGATCGCGCCATGCTAGCCGTCCCAAAGGTAAAAAGAAGTAGCGCTTTGAATACTGATGCCAAAAAATCAGCGCACACGGCAACAGTAGGCAAAGATGCATCACCACCACCGCCAGCCCCGACTGATAAAGCGAGCTATAGCCGGGTATCAGCAGCGCAGCGTAAGAAAGGACATACCAGCAGACGAACGCCGCTAGGCAAAAGAAGGTATGGTGCGCTCTATCCAGTTGATTATTCATATTGCTCGCTGACTGTCCCTGCCAAATACAGGCGAGTTCAAGCCCGCATCCGTTTGACGGCATATTAGTTTCGATGAGCATTATAAATAATCGGCCAATAAACGTCTTATAAAAACGGTAACCCGTCCCTTAAGGACGAGCTACCGCTAATCACTGCAACGGCTACAGAACCAGCTTGGAAAGCACAAAACCAAACGGCACGGCACAAACTATCGAGATACATCCCGGTAAAAAGAACGGGTGATTAACCACTTTTGAGCCGTTCCAGCGCTTGCTTAAAAACGAGCCCGTATCATCCGTGGCAATAGCAAACGCAGTGGTTGGATAAATATTAGTGATATACAGCGCACTCACGGCGACAAACCCAGCCAAAATCGCGTTAGGGCTGATACCAATCGACGCGGCAATCGGCATCAGCAGCGCGCAGGTCGCCCCTTGGCTAAACAGCATTGAGCTGGTAAAGAAAAATACCACCGCCAGCAGCGCCGGATATTCCCTCAGCATCTCCTGTGCCAAATCCTTAATTTCAGGCACGTGTACACCGATAATTGTACTGCTTAACCAAACGATCCCTAACACCACAACCAGTGATTCTGCCCCAGATTTAAATAAAGGCGTTTCTTTAATGTCTTTGAATTCGATTTTACAAACAAATATCGTCACCGTAGACACGATAAACATCGTAATAATAATCAGATCGCGAGAGCTGATTGTGTGGTGAATAATGGGTTTAAACAGCAGCATACAGACAACGAAAAGTACCCCTAGCAGAAAAATACCTACCGAAAGCCGGGCGTTTTTCTTAACCAGTACGTCTTCTGGTTTGCGCACGTTAACCAGATTCGCTTTTAGCCGTTCTTGGTAAATAGGGTCGTCTGCCAAATTACAGCCCTGCTTACTGGCAATAAATGCCGCAACCAGCATGGCAAACAGCGCCGTTGGGAAGATAACTAACAGTGCGGAGCCGAAGCTCACACCCATACCTTCTACCGTTGCGTACATAATCGCCGTTGCGGCCGAAATAGGCGATGCGGTAATAGCAAGCTGTGAAGCCACTACCGCAGAGCTCAGCGGCTGGCTTGGTCGAATACCGTTTTCTTTCGCCACTTCCTGAATAACGTTAAGTACAGACATGGCGGTATATCCCGTTCCCGATAAAACGGTTAATACAAACGTGACGCTTGGAGCAAGAATATTTAAATATCGGGGATGATTGCGTAATAGTCTATCGGTAAAGTTAACTAAGTAATTCATTCCTCCAGCCTGCTGCATGACGGCTAAGGCAATAATAACAGCAAGAATAATCAGCATGACGTCAATAGGCGGATCGCCTGCCGGTATTCCCAGAATAAATACCGCAATACCAAGCCCAACGCCGCCTGCAAAGCCTACGCCAATGCCGCCCCATCGGGCTGCGACCATGATCGTGCCCAATAGCAATACTATATGTAGTATTAACATATTATTCTCCATCTCGTTGTCGTTATATTTCTAGGGTTAAGCGACTATTATTTTTTTCCTTCTGTCTCTCCTGTTGTCTTTCTCTACTATCTTTCTCTACTCTCTTCCCTGCGGTCTCTCCTAAATAGGAAGCAAAGTCTCCCCGCGCCATGGATAGATTGACTATCCATGGCTAAATAAAAATCAGTGTTCTGCTTTTATTTCTACGGTGAGTTAATGTGTTTCGCTTTCATCCTGATAGCGTTTCAGCGCAGCGGCGCTCTTTTTCGGATCGGTCATCACCATCGGATCCAGAAGATAGTCAGCCTGCTCCGGCATCAACAGCTTCTCTTCCAGAACAATCTCTCTGACGCTGCACTTTTTCCCATAGGCCGCCTTGGCGACGCGCGAACCCACCTGATAGCCAAACAGCGATGAGATCACCGTTGCCAGCGCGGTACTTTCCCGCGCATAGCGCTCGCTCACCTCTTCGTTAATCTCAATAGCTGCCAGACACTTATCAATAAACAGCGGAATCACGCGGGTCAGTAAAGTGCAGGATTCAAACAGCGCCTTAATGATAACGGGCTCCCAAACGTTGAGATCCAGCTCCCCTCCTTCCACCGCCATCGTCACGACGACGTCGTTACCGATGACCTGATAGGCCACCTGATTGACCAGCTCTGGCATCACAGGGTTGATTTTCCCCGGCATAATGGAAGAGCCCGGCTGAACAGCAGGCACTCTGATTTCATTAAAGCCCGCGCGCGGCCCTGAGCCCTGAATGCGAAAATCTGTTGCCATTTTTGATAAAAAGGCCGCGATTTTTTTCAACTGTGCTGAAATATCGAGGTAAAAGTCACCGTTTTGTAGGCCGTCAAAGAAGTCGTCTTCCGGGCAGTATTTTTCTCCCGTTACGGCTTCAAGACGCTGATAAACGGCTTCCAAATAGCCCTCATGAGTAGACAGGCCCGTACCTATCGCCGTCGCACCCAGCGGCAAGGACAGCGCGTCCTCATTAGCCAGCGTCAGGCGTTCAACCAGTCTGGCAACCTGTGAACGATAGCCGCCAAACTGCTGACCGAAAGTCATCGGCACCGCGTCCTGCAGGCAGGTACGACCGAGTTTAACCTTGTTTTCAAACGCCTTGCTCTTTTCCGCCAGCGCTGCTTCCAATTTCTGAAGCTCGTCAATCAGCCGTTTCACGTTAACGCGACAGGTCATTTTCATCGCCGCCGGGATCACGTCGTTCGTTGACTGCCCCATATTGACGTGCGTATTAGGATGAACGGCATCGTAGCCTATTTTGCCGGTCATGATTTCATTCGCCCGGTTGGCCACCACCTCATTCATATTCATATTGGTCGAGGTGCCGCCGCCGCCCTGAAAAATATCGATAGGGAAATGTGCGTCAAGCGCACCGTCCATCACTTCAGCAGACGCCTTGACGATAGCATCTGCAATCCCGGCATCCAGCGCACCAATCTGCGTGTTAGCCTGTGCCGCCGCCAGTTTGATGGCGGCGATTGACCATAGAAAGAAGGGAACGTCTACCGCCGTTTGGCCGGAGACCGAAAAGTTCTCCACCGCCCGCTGCGTCTGAATTCCATAGTAGGCATCGTCCGGAATCATTAACGTTCCTAATAAATCTGTGTCCTTTCGCATAAAAAAGCCTCATCAAGTAAATAGTCAACGTTTGCAATGTACGCGTTAACGAATAGAGAAAAGCTGATCCACATCAATGAAAAAAAATTACAAAAAACATAGATATAGTTTATTAAAAATTCTAATAGTTAAAGCCCTCTCTATGAAAGAAATCCTTTTTGACTTTAGGCAAATTCAGGCGTTTCTGGCGGTCGTTGAAACCGGCGCATTCACTTCAGCAGCCAAGAAACTAGGGCTGACCCAGTCCTCTATTTCTCAGCAAATCGCCAATCTGGAAAGCGCGCTGGATACGGAACTGATTAACCGCTCTCAGCGGCCTATTCAAATGACTGTGACCGGGCAAGAGCTCTATCGACTGGGTACTAAGCTGGTCAATGAAGGAAAGTATTTACAGGATCGCCTCAACGCCATTCGCCAAGGGCAAATCTCCCACCTGAGGATCGGCTTTGTTGACTCAATCAGCAAGACAGTCGGTCTGGATATTCTTCAGTTTCTACAGCCGAAAGTTAAACACGTCTACCAAATCACCGGAACGGCTGCCGGCCTGCTGAGTGCGCTGACCAAAGGTGAAATCAATCTTGCGATCACCATGATGCATACAGAAATGCCCAGCAGCGTAAAAATGTACCCGCTGATCGAAGAGGAGTTTCTGTGCATCTGCCCCAAAGACTGGCCGGAAACTTGCCTGGAAGACCTGTGTCAAAATCGGGACTACATTGCCTATACCAGTAACACGCCAACGGGCATGCAGACGCTCAACTGGCTGAAGTGGAACAACCTTCACCCCAACATTCAGTTTGAAATTACCGACGCAGACGACATCCTCAAGCTAATTGCCAAAGGCTACGGCTGGACGCTAACAACCCCGCTGTTTATCTCCATCGAACCGGCGCTATCAGAGAAGCTCAAGCTGGTCAAAATCGATCACAAAAAGGCGAATAGAAAAATCGTGCTGCTGTGCCGAGACGACGAACTGTCCGATTTTTATCAAACGCTGGCGCCAGAAGTGAAAAGTATTTTAGAAAAAATGCTGGAAAACAGGTTCTATCAGATGATGCGGGCAGAAGGGAAGGCGCTGGGGATCTTTTAGAGCATGCAATGCTAAATCGCCACTGAAATGTTGATAAAAACAAGGAAAGCATACCATTAACCATTGCCATGATAATAGTTTCAATTAGTTATCACGTCAGAGCGAGCTACATTTGCCTCTACCCATACCACCGGTAGTATTCCCCGCACATAAACGGACCTTTGAAAATAATGCTGTGATTTTCATAACAGCCTAACAAAAGACTGCGTTTCTGGCTTTCTTCCCCGTTAACCCACCGTCCCCTTCTAATACGCATCGTACGGCATACCCCATAAGGGCGACGGTGGCTGTTATTCATTCATCTTCTCCAGTATCGCTAAAAAGGAAATAAATGAGTCATTCAAACCTGAAACCCGGTGAAAATTAAATAAATAATAACCAACCCGTGGGTTAAGATAGATAGAATCACCCTTAATAAATATTTACCTATCTCATTTTAAAAACAAACCTCACGTTCACCTCACTCTAAAACAAACAACTCTTGTTTATTTTTTGTTTCTAAATACAGTGGGAACAATAACAAAAAGAAACTTTATTTTATTAGAAAATAATAAAATCTATAAAAAAAGTTTTATCAACTAAATAATCAAATGATTATCGTAAATAATATCACCCTAAGATCTTAACGTGATCATTACTTCTGGTTTTTTCAATTTATAAGGATTATTAATCTACATACACTCGATTGTGTGAAATTAAAGATCGTGTTTTAATGATGTTAAGCCGAGGAATACTGATTAAATAAAATAATTTCAAATGTTATTTTAACCTTTGTTATCTGGAAAATAAAATAACAGAAAATGTGTTCAAAGATAGGGAGTCTTAGCACATTAAATAAAAAATTATCAAAAATTAACTTTTTCAAAATTAAACGCGCATGAATCCACATGCGTGTTGTATGAATTATTCTCTCTAAAACATGGATGAGAATGATGACGTGAGCCCATAGTGCCTGTTTATACGGGACCTATACCTGTTGCTCACGCAATAAGTGACATAAGCGTCCAAAAGTAAAGCGAGTGGCAGGACGGCTTATTTCAAT
This DNA window, taken from Leminorella richardii, encodes the following:
- a CDS encoding glutathione peroxidase — its product is MFTSREGQSVPQTTFHTRQGDRWVDITTDELFANKTVILFSLPGAFTPTCSSSHLPRYNELAPVFKQHGVDSILCVSVNDTFVMNAWKSEQSAENITFIPDGNGEFTKGMDMLVEKADLGFGPRSWRYSMLVRNGVVEKMFIEPNKPGDPFEVSDADTMLKYLAPDCKLQESISLFTKPGCPFCSKAKQMLQDRGLQYEEIILGTDATTVSLRAVSGRSTVPQVYIGGRHIGGSDDLESYLAA
- a CDS encoding EamA family transporter, yielding MTVVGFLLTLGGAFCWASGNIFNKKIMLLPERPPIMSLVVWSALVPIVPFFIASYLFEGIDTIQQSLAAINMTTVLSLVYLAFLSTIVGYGLWGTLLGRYETWRVAPLSLLVPVVGMASAALFLDETLSLTQISGAALVMAGLYINVFGLKIRYRMRKASSN
- a CDS encoding CPBP family intramembrane glutamic endopeptidase, with translation MNNQLDRAHHTFFCLAAFVCWYVLSYAALLIPGYSSLYQSGLAVVVMHLCLLLPCALIFWHQYSKRYFFLPLGRLAWRDLPMPILALFGLVVVHALFGRAEPWIGELPAYSPMVKVALAITFVVLAPINEEIIFRGLLLNASIGWGPHAKTAGIVSTSLIFSLIHSQYVMPTTFVWLFIFSAMLCVVRIHTRGLIVPIILHGMFNGLSAAATLL
- the oxyR gene encoding DNA-binding transcriptional regulator OxyR, translated to MNIRDLEYLVALSEHCHFRRAADSCHVSQPTLSGQIRKLEDELGVMLLERTSRKVLFTQAGMLLVDQAKKVLREVKVLKEMASQQGETMSGPLHIGLIPTVAPYLLPHIIPMLHKSFPKLEMYLHEAQTKDLLSQLDSGKLDCAILALVKETESFIEMPLYDEPMCLAIYSDHKWADRDKIMMSELSGEKLLMLEDGHCLRDQALGFCFQAGADEDSHFRATSLETLRNMVAAASGITLLPLLATPSERERDGICYLPCYKPEPKRTIGLVYRPGSPLRARYEQLAESIAKHMPSVIESEQKKTA
- a CDS encoding class I SAM-dependent methyltransferase, which produces MPLSDLIYRRPLLTVDSGSGKIPWNEPEFSARMLKNHLSQEHDWASRRASIIGQHADWIARHLPPTSHILDLGCGPGLYLQALAQRGYRCSGVDFSPAAIDYACKRAQEEALVIDYCCEDVRSFSPQGRYDFIMMTFGELNVFRRSDAVQLIQKAASWLTPNGQLLIEVHAWDEVYRQGQQAPTWETLPTGLFSERPHLLLTESAWDEQQSIASTAWWVIDAHSEVAFFTSHMQAWENKEYLEMLNSSGFSDVFQLQDTEWPVGEGFTNRLFALCGRLS
- the fabR gene encoding HTH-type transcriptional repressor FabR, whose translation is MGVRALQKERTRRSLIQAAFSQLSAERSFASLSLREVAREAGIAPTSFYRHFRDVDELGLTMVDESGLMLRQLMRQARQRIAKGGSVIRTSVSTFMEFIDHNPNAFRLLLRERSGTSAAFRAAVAREIQHFIAELADYLEQANQMPRSFTEAQAEAMVTIVFSAGAEALDIDVAQRNQLEERLVLQLRMISKGVYYWYRREQEKGTVPVSL
- a CDS encoding dihydrolipoyl dehydrogenase, translating into MKELQVDVAVIGGGTAGLGAYRSAKRFTPSVVMIEGGPFGTTCARVGCMPSKLLIAAAEAVHEIEKAPQFGVHTTGEIRIDGREVMDRVKRERDRFVGFVLEGVDEIPSQDKILGYAKFLDNNTLQVDDHTRIVARRIVIATGSRPSWPAPWNSLGDRLIINDDVFSWDDLPSSVAVFGPGVIGLELGQALHRLGVNVTMFGVGGAVGPLTDAAIRQYAEKTINQEFYLDPDAKVEIMERRGDAVFIRYLDKEGQTREITVDYVLAATGRRPNVDNIGLENTTLELDARGVPVASSQTMQTSVAHIFVAGDASNQLPLLHEASDQARIAGENAGSYPEVSPGLRRSVLSVVFSDPQIAMVGSTYRELSQKFSACGCFEVGEVSFENQGRSRVMLRNKGMLHVYGEQGTGRFLGAEMIGPDAEHIGHLLAWAHQQQMTIGQMLDMPFYHPVVEEGLRTALRDLHAKLRLGDAETERCQRCPGD